Proteins from one Microtus pennsylvanicus isolate mMicPen1 chromosome 7, mMicPen1.hap1, whole genome shotgun sequence genomic window:
- the Crnn gene encoding cornulin, whose translation MPQLLQNIHGIIEAFGCYARSEGGCKVLTRGELKRLLEHEFADVIVNPHDPSTVDEVLRLLDEDNTGAVEFKEFLVLVFKVARACFRTLSESPRGACVSDRPESRYPGSGKELEQGQRGGTGVGRDGAEQRCEDSSRGQRDQGSKEQVRVGTHTQNQDSYPAQISSHNKEAESQRQEMIVNQQTQATRQVEQTPRTEDMSWTRERRSERQSQVSQQTEDTTVGTTTQTQEGAFHTQGFNYGQDRGTRSHSQDRIQEDQDATQHYQTQAESHTQIHTQTVEQGCRQQTRGGSIQTHGSIYDRNRQTEIHSQDRNQSGQADKDHHQAQSYTQTHTQMREQSRSQQEGNSHIQTHGSIHDQNRMTATYGQDSSHTGQVGTGHLQTQVGSYSQTLEHDVNQSERQIRAPEKRRIQIQPGTGQGWTPEEPVLGGQVQTETSTVRGRQDWSSSHPGPKGGQGESTPTVIRDEWVNDHTREIVIRSQDPGSLHAHASSAQGQDTAQIQGEKKGLTPKGLYSYLKTDQP comes from the exons ATGCCTCAGTTGCTGCAAAACATTCATGGGATCATCGAAGCCTTCGGGTGCTATGCCAGGTCAGAGGGCGGCTGCAAAGTGCTCACGCGGGGGGAGCTGAAGAGGCTCCTGGAACATGAGTTTGCTGATGTCATAGTG aACCCCCATGATCCCTCAACTGTGGATGAAGTGCTGCGCCTGTTGGATGAAGATAACACAGGGGCTGTGGAGTTCAAGGAATTCCTGGTCTTAGTGTTCAAAGTTGCTCGGGCCTGCTTTAGGACACTGAGTGAGAGTCCTAGGGGTGCCTGCGTGTCTGACAGACCCGAAAGCCGCTATCCTGGATCGGGGAAAGAGCTGGAGCAAGGCCAGAGAGGTGGCACTGGAGTGGGAAGAGATGGGGCAGAGCAGCGTTGTGAGGACAGCAGCCGTGGACAGAGGGATCAGGGGTCTAAGGAACAGGTCAGGGTGGGGACACACACCCAGAATCAGGACAGCTACCCTGCGCAGATCAGCAGTCACAACAAGGAGGCTGAGTCTCAGAGACAGGAGATGATTGTAAACCAGCAAACACAAGCAACACGACAGGTGGAGCAGACCCCGAGGACAGAAGACATGAGTTGGACCAGAGAGAGGAGGTCAGAGCGGCAGTCACAGGTTAGCCAGCAGACAGAGGACACCACAGTTGGAACCACAACTCAGACCCAAGAAGGTGCCTTCCACACACAGGGATTCAACTATGGCCAGGACAGAGGGACTCGCAGCCATAGCCAAGACAGGATCCAGGAAGACCAAGATGCTACACAACACTACCAGACACAGGCAGAGTCTCATACCCAGATACACACTCAGACGGTAGAACAGGGCTGTAGGCAGCAGACAAGAGGTGGCAGCATCCAAACACACGGATCCATCTATGACCGGAACAGACAGACTGAGATTCACAGTCAAGATAGAAACCAATCAGGCCAGGCTGATAAAGACCACCACCAGGCACAATcatatactcagacacacaccCAGATGAGGGAACAAAGCAGGAGCCAGCAGGAAGGAAACAGCCACATCCAAACACATGGGTCCATTCATGACCAAAACAGAATGACTGCGACCTATGGACAAGACAGCAGTCATACAGGACAGGTAGGGACGGGACACCTCCAGACACAGGTAGGATCATATTCTCAGACTTTGGAGCATGATGTAAACCAGTCTGAACGACAGATAAGGGCTCCAGAAAAGAGACGGATCCAGATACAGCCAGGTACGGGGCAAGGCTGGACACCAGAAGAGCCAGTGCTCGGAGGCCAGGTCCAGACCGAGACAAGCACTGTGAGAGGAAGACAAGACTGGAGCAGCAGCCACCCGGGTCCAAAGGGAGGGCAGGGGGAGAGCACACCCACTGTCATTAGAGATGAATGGGTCAATGACCACACAAGGGAAATAGTGATCCGAAGCCAGGACCCAGGTAGCCTGCACGCTCATGCTTCTTCAGCTCAGGGCCAGGACACAGCACAGATacagggggagaagaaaggactCACACCCAAGGGACTATATTCCTATTTGAAGACAGACCAGCCATGA